A window of the Lolium perenne isolate Kyuss_39 chromosome 7, Kyuss_2.0, whole genome shotgun sequence genome harbors these coding sequences:
- the LOC127312205 gene encoding glutamate receptor 3.4 isoform X1: MGAGRLLVLCVALAAAAAAPAAGQRPSAVSVGALFTYESVIGRAAQLAIELAVDDVNADATVLAGTSLNLITQDTNCSGFLGTIEALELMEKNVVAVIGPQSSGIGHVISHVVNELHVPLLSFAATDPTLSASEYPYFLRSTINDYFQMHAVASIVDYFQWKEVTAIFVDDDYGRGGVSVLGDALAAKRARISYKAAIPPNSDTDVVSDVLFRANMMESRVFVVHVNPDTGMKLFSTANKLRMMASGYVWIVTDWLAAVLDSSKSSDRNDMNYIQGIIVLRQHTPDSVAKSKFISKWNNMARNRSIDSALNSYGFYAYDSVWTVAHAIDRFLDSGQQINFSVDPRLHDSNGSTLRLSTLKIFDGGEQLLQQLLLTNITGLTGQVRFDSDRNLVQPAYDILNVGGSGSRLIGYWSNYSGLSVASPEILYRKPPNRSTSAQRLYSVVWPGDITTKPRGWVFPNNGKPLRVGVPNKPSFKELVSGGKGPDNASGYSIDIFNAAIKLLPYPVPCQFIAIGDGINNPNYDDIINRISTNSLDAAVGDFAIVRNRTKIAEFTQPYIEAGLVIVAPARRANSSAWAFLKPFTVEMWCVTGALFLFVGVVVWILEHRTNEEFRGSPRQQVLTIFWFSFSTMFFAHRQNTVSALGRFVLIIWLFVVLIINSSYTASLTSILTVQQLATGITGLDNLVASALPIGYQAGKFVRNYLIDELNIPESRLVPLSTIQEYADALNRGPKNGGVAAIVDEMPCVEIFLSSYCKFRIVGQEFTKEGWGFAFQRDSPLAADLSTAILQLSESGQLQRIHDEWFTDPSCGSEDSGLGAVQLSLGSFWGLFLVCALICTLALMVFFGRVCWQYSRYSNSKADGEPGAAAAAAVTTAIVSEMQPSKPRPTRLGSFKELMQFVDTKEEEIKKVMKRRTCEKDNGAGGSSHGRSISSA, from the exons CATTGGAACTAATGGAGAAAAACGTGGTTGCTGTCATTGGCCCACAATCATCTGGAATAGGCCATGTCATCTCACATGTTGTTAATGAGCTCCATGTTCCACTTCTATCATTTGCAGCAACAGATCCAACCCTATCTGCATCGGAGTATCCTTACTTTCTAAGGAGTACCATTAATGACTACTTCCAGATGCACGCTGTTGCTAGCATTGTTGATTACTTCCAATGGAAAGAGGTGACTGCTAtatttgttgatgatgattatgggCGAGGTGGGGTCTCGGTACTCGGAGATGCACTTGCAGCAAAGCGGGCAAGAATTTCGTATAAAGCAGCCATTCCTCCAAACTCAGACACAGATGTGGTCAGTGATGTACTCTTTAGAGCAAACATGATGGAATCAAGGGTGTTTGTTGTGCATGTTAATCCTGATACAGGGATGAAGTTATTTTCTACAGCTAACAAGCTTCGGATGATGGCCAGTGGCTATGTCTGGATAGTAACCGATTGGCTAGCTGCTGTCCTGGACTCATCAAAATCTAGCGACCGTAATGACATGAATTATATACAAGGGATAATTGTTCTTCGTCAGCATACTCCTGATTCTGTTGCCAAGTCGAAGTTCATATCTAAATGGAATAATATGGCTCGTAATAGGAGCATTGATTCGGCCTTGAATTCATATGGCTTTTATGCATATGACTCAGTTTGGACTGTTGCCCATGCTATCGATCGATTTCTCGATAGCGGCCAGCAGATTAATTTCTCTGTAGATCCAAGGTTGCACGACTCAAATGGAAGCACTTTGCGTCTATCAACTCTTAAGATATTTGATGGTGGTGAGCAGTTGCTACAGCAACTTCTACTCACAAACATTACAGGCCTAACAGGTCAGGTTCGGTTTGACTCAGACCGTAATTTGGTACAGCCAGCTTATGATATCCTTAACGTTGGTGGTTCTGGTTCCCGTTTGATTGGATATTGGAGCAATTACTCTGGCCTTTCTGTTGCTTCTCCTGAAATTTTGTATCGGAAGCCACCAAATAGGTCAACAAGTGCCCAGCGGTTGTACAGTGTGGTTTGGCCTGGCGACATTACCACTAAGCCTAGGGGGTGGGTTTTCCCAAACAATGGCAAGCCTCTCAGAGTTGGTGTTCCAAATAAACCAAGTTTTAAGGAGTTGGTGTCAGGTGGCAAAGGCCCTGATAATGCGAGCGGGTACAGCATTGATATATTCAACGCAGCAATTAAACTGCTTCCTTACCCAGTTCCTTGCCAATTCATAGCAATTGGGGATGGTATAAATAATCCTAACTATGACGACATTATTAACAGGATTTCCACCAAT TCCCTTGATGCAGCTGTAGGCGACTTTGCCATTGTGAGAAATAGAACGAAGATTGCAGAGTTCACACAGCCTTATATCGAGGCGGGACTCGTGATAGTAGCACCAGCAAGACGAGCAAATTCAAGTGCCTGGGCTTTCCTTAAACCTTTCACAGTAGAGATGTGGTGTGTAACAGGTGCTCTTTTTCTTTTTGTGGGAGTAGTTGTTTGGATTCTTGAACATCGAACTAATGAGGAGTTTCGAGGCTCTCCACGACAACAAGTCCTGACAATATTTTG GTTCAGTTTCTCGACAATGTTCTTTGCACACC GACAGAACACCGTAAGTGCTCTTGGGCGTTTTGTACTGATCATATGGTTGTTCGTCGTGCTGATCATCAATTCAAGCTACACCGCTAGCCTGACGTCAATCCTCACAGTCCAGCAACTTGCAACCGGAATAACTGGGCTTGACAATTTGGTTGCAAGCGCTTTACCTATCGGATACCAGGCTGGAAAGTTTGTCAGAAATTACCTGATTGATGAGCTGAATATTCCTGAATCCCGGTTAGTACCATTGAGCACGATTCAGGAGTATGCTGATGCCCttaaccgtgggccgaaaaacgGCGGCGTTGCTGCAATTGTTGATGAGATGCCATGTGTTGAGATCTTTCTGTCATCTTACTGCAAGTTCAGAATAGTCGGCCAGGAGTTCACGAAGGAGGGATGGGGATTT GCATTTCAGAGAGATTCTCCCCTTGCTGCGGACTTATCGACCGCTATCCTCCAACTCTCAGAGAGCGGCCAGCTCCAGAGAATTCACGACGAGTGGTTCACAGATCCAAGCTGCGGCTCTGAGGACAGCGGGCTGGGAGCAGTCCAGCttagcctcggaagcttctggggCCTTTTCCTAGTGTGTGCTCTGATATGCACCTTAGCTCTCATGGTTTTTTTCGGGCGAGTCTGCTGGCAGTACAGCAGGTACTCCAACTCTAAAGCTGATGGTGAGCCaggtgccgctgccgctgccgctgtcACCACCGCTATTGTCTCTGAAATGCAGCCGTCGAAGCCAAGGCCGACGCGCCTCGGCAGCTTCAAGGAACTGATGCAGTTCGTCGACACGAAGGAGGAGGAGATCAAGAAGGTGATGAAACGGAGAACATGCGAGAAAGATAACGGAGCCGGCGGATCCTCACACGGCCGCTCTATCTCTTCAGCATAG